A genomic region of Rhipicephalus sanguineus isolate Rsan-2018 chromosome 1, BIME_Rsan_1.4, whole genome shotgun sequence contains the following coding sequences:
- the LOC125757382 gene encoding uncharacterized protein LOC125757382 — MPGIVWQNLDPVTMSRLGVDLIREELARRQLDITGSKEELFQRLQADIQQQREATPSVETNESASTAAAPLTLDPATLQSLAMLFQQLPRPATTVTTLPDLSSSIPQFAGLHSHSVNTWLDDVRRVQQLASWDDATTRLIAASKLKGTARDWHLAFGNQYSTWATWSAALKDTFCTELSLIEWQEQVMRVTQAPSESLHQYAFAKLKIIERCPVHLSEAQKIDYLLHGLREQHILAAIAANRPPTVAEFISTCTSLDKSAQHLHAKASPSPFAISVLPPTQPFRAAKPAERQQPRSEQSTPQSSRGATPKTRISELPTEQQEATYAAISAQYGAPAFRSGQDLSQAVCYQCHALGHLASKCPTRTSRLSSSAPPTMPKTQQPPALHSAPVTLDGSQQQCPFFNATLSGVGECEAFPDSGSKVTLISKARVPASMIIPWTEPPLVVVGGSTVLPVGAAF; from the coding sequence ATGCCGGGAATTGTGTGGCAGAATCTCGACCCGGTGACCATGTCGCGCCTCGGCGTCGACCTCATACGCGAAGAATTGGCCCGCCGACAGCTGGACATCACGGGTTCGAAAGaggagctctttcagcgtttgcaAGCCGACATTCAGCAGCAGCGTGAAGCTACCCCCTCGGTTGAAACGAATGAATCCGCCTCGACCGCTGCGGCGCCTTTAACGCTGGACCCAGCCACTCTGCAGAGCCTCGCCATGCTGTTCCAGCAGCTACCTCGCCCTGCAACAACGGTGACGACACTGCCAGACCTGTCATCGTCCATTCCGCAATTTGCTGGTTTGCACAGCCACAGTGTCAATACATGGCTTGACGACGTGCGACGAGTACAGCAGCTCGCCTCGTGGGACGACGCCACCACACGCCTGATCGCAGCTAGCAAGCTGAAAGGCACGGCGCGAGACTGGCATCTCGCGTTCGGCAACCAGTACAGCACCTGGGCCACGTGGAGTGCCGCCCTGAAAGACACATTTTGTACAGAATTGTCCCTCATCGAGTGGCAAGAGCAGGTCATGAGGGTAACCCAGGCCCCGTCCGAAAGCTTGCACCAATATGCCTTTGCCAAGTTGAAGATCATTGAGCGTTGCCCCGTTCACCTCTCGGAGGCCCAAAAGATTGACTACCTGCTGCATGGTTTACGGGAACAACACATCCTCGCCGCCATAGCAGCCAACCGGCCTCCCACGGTAGCTGAGTTTATTTCTACCTGCACTAGCCTCGACAAGAGTGCGCAACATCTGCACGCCAAAGCAAGCCCGTCACCATTTGCCATTTCTGTGTTGCCGCCGACGCAACCCTTTCGTGCCGCTAAGCCCGCAGAGCGACAGCAGCCTCGCTCAGAACAATCGACACCACAGTCCTCCCGAGGGGCCACACCAAAAACGCGCATTTCAGAGCTGCCCACCGAGCAACAAGAAGCTACTTATGCAGCTATTTCGGCACAGTACGGCGCTCCAGCTTTTCGTAGTGGTCAAGACCTGTCTCAAGCTGTCTGCTACCAATGTCATGCCTTGGGTCATCTGGCATCCAAGTGCCCTACGCGCACCAGCCGCTTATCATCATCAGCGCCTCCAACCATGCCAAAGACACAGCAGCCTCCAGCACTGCACAGTGCACCCGTTACACTTGACGGCTCACAGCAACAATGCCCCTTCTTCAACGCAACTCTCAGTGGAGTCGGTGAATGTGAAGCGTTTCCTGACTCTGGGTCCAAGGTGACATTAATATCTAAAGCTCGTGTGCCTGCAAGCATGATCATCCCATGGACCGAGCCTCCACTCGTGGTGGTAGGAGGAAGCACAGTGCTACCTGTTGGTGCTGCATTTTGA
- the LOC119382865 gene encoding uncharacterized protein LOC119382865: MPPINSKRYILNVVDFATRYIVPAAVSSTSTGDVIKHLHNVFYIYGTPDHCLSDHGSAFESNEFKRFMSLHSVELHFTTAYRPEGNGLVERSNGTLLAALRKICAMEPLSWPTKLQEAAFAVNTSMNASTNFTPFQLLYGYVPKIPLQQHRPFQHSALAERILDTTVQRSEAAANSEAAQSARKERYDRSHRSHTFTVGDLVWVRRQAPVANEKMAPRFNGVYRLIEQLTPSTFRALRVSCLTSRLVNQPRTVHVSQLKPYVPPVSPVTEQQPAVNAEPTPASGANVVASTEQQQPQRPQRTRCLPSHLDGFVLE, from the coding sequence ATGCCACCCATCAACTCAAAGCGCTACATTCTCAACGTCGTTGATTTTGCCACCCGCTATATCGTGCCCGCAGCAGTTTCGTCCACGTCTACGGGCGACGTTATCAAGCATTTGCACAATGTGTTCTACATTTACGGCACGCCAGACCACTGCCTCTCGGACCATGGCTCAGCCTTCGAATCCAATGAGTTCAAGCGCTTCATGAGTCTTCATTCAGTGGAGCTCCATTTCACAACTGCCTATCGTCCTGAGGGCAATGGCTTAGTCGAGAGGAGCAATGGAACTCTCCTGGCAGCTCTCCGCAAGATCTGTGCAATGGAACCACTGTCATGGCCTACCAAACTTCAAGAGGCAGCATTTGCAGTAAACACGTCCATGAATGCCAGCACGAACTTTACGCCATTTCAGCTTCTCTATGGCTACGTACCGAAGATTCCACTCCAACAACATCGTCCGTTCCAGCACTCCGCTCTTGCCGAGCGCATCCTCGACACAACAGTGCAGCGCTCCGAAGCAGCCGCCAATTCTGAAGCAGCTCAAAGTGCACGCAAAGAGCGCTACGACCGCAGCCACCGTTCTCACACCTTTACCGTCGGTGATCTGGTCTGGGTGAGACGACAGGCTCCGGTTGCCAATGAGAAAATGGCACCTCGCTTCAATGGTGTTTACCGCCTCATCGAGCAGCTTACACCATCCACATTTAGGGCTTTACGTGTGTCATGCTTGACATCTCGTTTGGTTAATCAACCACGAACGGTGCACGTGTCCCAGCTTAAGCCTTATGTACCACCAGTTTCTCCAGTGACCGAGCAACAGCCCGCCGTCAATGCAGAGCCCACGCCTGCCTCAGGAGCAAATGTTGTCGCCTCTACAGAGCAGCAACAGCCTCAACGGCCTCAACGCACTCGATGTCTaccgagccacctcgacggctttGTGCTCGAGTGA